Proteins from a genomic interval of Medicago truncatula cultivar Jemalong A17 chromosome 3, MtrunA17r5.0-ANR, whole genome shotgun sequence:
- the LOC11432698 gene encoding metal tolerance protein 10 has translation MTDQLRTDSKDYRTELLSPNIASENVSMARQPSWRINMDEHRIPERQMESHFGFGLFLRTIKRQRKLAKYYKRQEILLKGYQEVDSYIDLGTLPGNLTEDEMKQLERNEKVAIYLSNIGNMVLFVAKVYASIQSRSLAVIASTLDSLLDLLSGFILWFTSHTMSKPNYDQYPIGKNRMQPVGIVVFASVMATLGLQILFESMREIIVKAQPDRDPVKEKWMIGIMVTATVVKIGLMTYCRRFKNEIVRAYAQDHFFDVITNSIGLATAVLAIKFYWWLDPLGAILIAVYTISNWAKTVMENVWSLIGKTAPPEYLAKITYLCWNHDKEIKHIDTLRAYTFGTNYFVEVDIVVSEEMSLIQAHDIGETLQDKLEKLPEIERAFVHVDLNTTHKLEHKQLKVA, from the exons ATGACTGATCAACTTAGAACTGATTCCAAAGATTATAGGACTGAGCTTCTTTCCCCAAACATAGCTTCTGAGAATGTGTCTATGGCTAGGCAACCTTCATGGAGGATCAATATGGATGAACATCGCATACCGGAAAGGCAAATGGAGTCTCATTTTGGCTTTGGATTATTCTTAAGAACAATCA AGAGACAAAGGAAACTTGCTAAATATTATAAGAGGCAGGAAATTCTTCTTAAAGGGTACCAAGAAGTGGACTCATATATTGATTTGGGCACATTACCTGGAAATTTAACAGAG GATGAGATGAAGCAACTTGAAAGGAATGAGAAGGTGGCAATTTATTTATCTAACATAGGGAACATGGTGCTATTTGTAGCAAAAGTTTATGCTTCAATTCAAAGTAGATCTTTGGCTGTGATTGCATCAACTTTGGACTCACTCTTGGATCTCTTGTCTGGATTTATACTTTGGTTCACTTCTCATACTATGAGTAAACCAAACTATGATCAATACCCTATTGGCAAGAACCGTATGCAACCTGTG GGGATAGTTGTATTTGCTTCTGTCATGGCAACTCTTGGATTGCAAATACTATTTGAATCAATGAGGGAAATCATTGTAAAG gcTCAACCTGATAGGGATCCTGTGAAAGAAAAGTGGATGATAGGAATTATGGTGACAGCCACAGTTGTAAAAATTGGGCTGATGACATACTGTCGCAGGTTCAAAAATGAAATAGTTAGAGCCTATGCTCAAGACCATTTCTTTGATGTCATTACAAACTCGATTGGTCTAGCCACGGCAGTGCTAGCCATCAAATTCTATTGGTGGCTTGACCCTCTTGGGGCTATCTTG ATAGCTGTATATACAATCAGCAACTGGGCAAAAACGGTGATGGAGAATGTATGGTCATTGATTGGAAAAACAGCTCCACCGGAGTACCTTGCAAAGATAACATACCTTTGTTGGAACCATGACAAGGAGATCAAACACATTGATACATTGAGAGCCTACACATTTGGGACCAATTATTTTGTTGAGGTAGACATAGTTGTATCGGAAGAAATGTCACTTATTCAAGCACATGACATTGGTGAGACACTTCAAGATAAGCTTGAAAAATTACCTGAAATTGAAAGAGCATTTGTTCATGTTGATTTGAATACTACTCATAAGCTTGAACACAAGCAGCTCAAGGTGGCATAG
- the LOC11429040 gene encoding homeobox-leucine zipper protein ATHB-5 yields the protein MKRFNNSETMASLLSMYQSKEVDVDQRNEAKGYSEEFQAMLDRLEQEDSYEDGSPMLEKKRRLGYDQVKALEKSFELDNKLEPERKVKLAEDLGLQPRQVSIWFQNRRARTKTKQLERDYSVLKSNFDVLKVEYTNLQQENETLTRKLRELKAKLLRVESNELEKEVECPISRGIERGGSESNSSGIIKEESNVDSPMCFNGSLPSSMINLVHYYDSRGSQENVFQNQFMRMEEQNFLSNSELFSFFSVDQSPTL from the exons ATGAAGAGGTTCAATAACTCAGAAACTATGGCTTCTTTGCTTTCCATGTACCAATCCAAAG AGGTAGATGTGGATCAAAGGAATGAGGCAAAAGGTTACAGTGAAGAATTTCAAGCAATGTTAGATAGATTGGAGCAAGAAGATAGCTATGAAGATGGTAGTCCAATGttggagaagaaaagaagactTGGTTATGATCAAGTAAAAGCTTTAGAAAAGAGTTTTGAATTGGACAACAAGCTAGAGCCAGAGAGAAAAGTGAAGTTAGCTGAAGATTTAGGCTTGCAACCTAGACAAGTTTCAATTTGGTTCCAAAATCGTCGAGCACGAACGAAAACCAAACAATTGGAAAGAGATTATAGTGTTCTTAAGTCCAATTTTGATGTTCTTAAGGTTGAGTATACTAATCTTCAACAAGAGAATGAGACTCTAACTAGAAAG ttaagagagtTGAAAGCGAAATTGTTACGAGTTGAAAGCAATGAGTTAGAGAAAGAAGTAGAATGTCCAATTTCAAGAGGTATAGAAAGAGGAGGTTCAGAAAGTAATTCAAGTGGTATAATTAAGGAAGAAAGTAATGTTGATTCTCCTATGTGTTTCAATGGTTCTTTGCCAAGTTCAATGATAAATTTGGTTCATTATTATGATTCAAGAGGTTCTCAAGAGAATGTGTTTCAGAATCAATTTATGAGAATGGAGGAGCAGAATTTCTTAAGTAATAGTGAATTATTCAGTTTCTTTTCAGTTGATCAATCCCCTACTTTGTAA
- the LOC11438929 gene encoding protein FAM91A1 isoform X1 → MQRAPVTVEEQLLLKAIKEECPWENLPKRIQSTLASKEEWHRKIVECCIKKRLQWNSCFARKICKESEYYEDMMRYLRKNLALFPYHLAEYVCRVMRVSPFRYYCDMIFEVMKNEQPYDSIPNFSAADALRLTGIGRNEFIDIMNKCRSKKIMWKLNKSIAKELLPTQPVDFPIESWWGVCLVNFTLEEFKKLSEEEMATIDKICKEEATSFILFDPDVVKGLYRRGLIYFDVPVYPEDRFKVSKLEGFVSNREQSYEDPIEELLYAVFVVSNENASVAELATTLQADLSQLQAAASFVCRLGWATKVIDPSSILQDTSIPGSPRSAISDEDVSLAGHGFDNIHTDNDIQGDASGSGNYGPRSAYTRVAFIVDANITSYLMMGSVSPGLKSHAVTLYEAGKLGYASISDLCKDLSTLEGAKFEGELQEFANHAFSLRCVLECLQSGGVASDVKVEEGFDKMDIASPSNDEPSSLTAEISLAEKSGDSGITEAETNNDDLLSLNLEKSAEASVSYEAVPSDGTGSIILEGDGNDVQDSSKDDNLQNDEKLIVEGSDVGTELVKRKKKYRVDILRCESLASLSPATLDRLFLRDYDIVVSIVPLPQSSVLPGPSGPVHFGPPSYSFMTPWMKLVLYSTVASGPLSVVLMKGQCLRLLPAPLAGCEKALIWSWDGSTVGGLGGKLEGNLVKGSILLHCLNSLLKHSAVLVLPLSKFDLNESGKLITMDIPLPLMNADGSIDPVGKELGICEEESSNLNSLLTDLANKMELCTVGYIRLLRLFNERASDQFSSEEKYDWVPLSVEFGMPLFSPKLCNNICRRVVSSELLQSGSFDEHHRAMQSLKKKIHDIYAEYQATGPAAKVLYQKEQVKESSRQLMNYASGRWNPLVDPSSPISGTSSEHQRLKLANRERCRTEVLSFDGSILRSYALSPVYEAATRPIEEGTQANTIKAESDENDSKEVILPGVNLLFDGAELHPFDIGACLQARQPISLIAEAAAASASLAIK, encoded by the exons ATGCAGCGTGCTCCAGTTACAGTTGAGGAACAATTGTTGCTAAAAGCGATTAAAGAAGAATGTCCATGGGAGAATCTTCCTAAGAGAATTCAATCTACCCTTGCTTCCAAAGAAGAATGGCACCGAAA GATAGTTGAATGCTGCATAAAGAAGAGACTTCAATGGAATAGCTGTTTTGCCCGCAAAATTTGTAAAGAAAGTGAATATTATGAAGATATGATGCGTTACTTGCGGAAGAATCTTGCT CTGTTTCCTTATCATTTGGCGGAGTATGTTTGCCGTGTAATGAGGGTGTCACCTTTCAGATATTACTGTGATATGATTTTTGAAGTAATGAAAAACG AGCAACCTTATGACAGCATCCCAAATTTTAGTGCAGCAGATGCTTTAAGACTTACAGGAATCGGGAGAAATGAATTTATTGATATAATGAACAAGTGCAGATCTAAG AAAATCATGTGGAAACTGAACAAGTCAATTGCAAAAGAATTATTGCCAACGCAACCTGTAGATTTTCCTATTGAATCTTGGTGGGGAGTTTGTCTGGTGAACTTTACTTTGGAAGAATTTAAG AAACTCTCCGAAGAGGAAATGGCCACTATAGACAAAATATGTAAGGAGGAAGCAACTTCGTTTATCCTGTTTGATCCTGATGTTGTAAAGGGTCTCTATAGACGCGGACTGATATATTTTGATGTTCCGGTGTATCCTGAGGATCGGTTCAAAG TTTCAAAGCTTGAAGGTTTTGTATCCAACAGGGAGCAGTCTTATGAAGATCCGATTGAAGA GTTATTGTATGCAGTGTTTGTTGTTTCAAATGAAAATGCATCTGTTGCTGAATTGGcaacaactctacaggctgaCTTGTCACAATTGCAGGCTGCTGCATCATTTGTATGTCGATTGGGATGGGCAACAAAAGTCATTGATCCATCATCTATACTTCAAGATACAAGTATACCTGGGTCGCCAAGAAGTGCAATCAGCGATGAAGATGTTTCTCTTGCTGGTCATGGTTTTGACAATATCCATACCGATAATGATATTCAAGGGGATGCTTCAGGTTCAGGCAATTATGGTCCTCGTTCGGCCTATACTCGCGTTGCCTTCATAGTTGATGCCAATATAACATCCTATCTTATGATGGGTTCTGTTTCACCAG GTTTGAAATCTCATGCTGTTACACTCTATGAAGCGGGTAAATTGGGTTATGCCAGCATTTCTGATCTTTGCAAGGATCTTAGCACTCTGGAAGGTGCAAAATTTGAGGGAGAACTGCAGGAATTTGCCAATCATGCATTTAGCCTGCGTTGTGTATTAGAATGTCTACAATCAGGCGGAGTTGCTTCTGATGTGAAAGTTGAGGAAGGATTTGATAAGATGGATATTGCTAGTCCAAGCAATGATGAACCAAGCTCTCTAACGGCTGAAATATCTTTGGCTGAAAAATCAGGAGACTCTGGTATTACAGAAGCTGAGACAAATAATGACGATTTATTGAGTTTAAATTTGGAGAAGTCTGCAGAGGCTTCTGTTTCCTATGAAGCTGTTCCCAGTGATGGAACCGGTTCTATTATATTGGAAGGTGATGGCAATGACGTACAAGATTCCAGTAAAGACGACAATCTCCAAAACGATGAGAAATTAATAGTTGAAGGGTCAGATGTTGGAACAGAATTGGTAAAGAGGAAAAAGAAATATCGTGTAGATATTCTCCGCTGTGAAAGCTTGGCTTCTCTTTCGCCAGCAACCCTTGATCGTTTGTTTCTTCGTGACTATGATATAGTTGTGTCCATAGTGCCTCTTCCTCAATCATCAGTTCTTCCTGGACCCTCAGGTccagttcattttggtccccctTCATATTCCTTTATGACTCCTTGGATGAAATTGGTACTATATTCGACTGTAGCTAGTGGGCCTCTATCAGTTGTTCTGATGAAAGGGCAGTGTCTGCGCTTGCTTCCTGCTCCATTGGCTGGTTGCGAGAAAGCTCTAATATGGTCTTGGGATGGATCTACAGTAGGAGGGTTAGGAGGGAAGCTTGAAGGTAACTTAGTGAAGGGAAGTATACTTTTACATTGTTTAAACTCACTTCTTAAACATTCAGCCGTTCTGGTGCTGCCTCTCAGTAAGTTCGATCTTAATGAATCTGGAAAGTTGATTACTATGGATATCCCTTTGCCCTTAATGAACGCTGATGGCTCAATTGATCCGGTTGGAAAAGAATTAGGAATATGCGAAGAGGAAAGTTCAAATCTGAATTCTCTATTGACTGATTTGGCAAACAAGATGGAGCTGTGCACAGTTGGGTATATCCGCCTTCTTAGACTGTTTAATGAAAGAGCCTCTGACCAGTTTTCATCTGAAGAGAAGTATGATTGGGTTCCGTTGAGTGTTGAGTTTGGGATGCCATTATTTAGCCCGAAGTTGTGTAATAATATATGTAGAAGGGTGGTTTCATCTGAATTGCTTCAATCTGGATCATTTGATGAACACCATCGTGCAATGCAAagcttaaagaaaaaaatacatgacATTTATGCAGAGTACCAAGCAACAGGTCCTGCTGCTAAGGTACTTTACCAGAAGGAGCAAGTTAAAGAATCTTCACGACAACTTATGAACTATGCTAGTGGAAGATGGAATCCATTAGTGGACCCTTCCTCTCCCATTTCAGGGACATCAAGTGAGCATCAAAGGTTAAAACTTGCAAATCGAGAACGCTGTAGAACTGAAGTTTTAAGCTTTGATGGCAGTATTCTTAG ATCTTATGCCTTATCTCCTGTTTACGAAGCCGCCACAAGGCCCATTGAAGAAGGAACACAAGCCAACACGATAAAAGCTGAATCAGATGAAAATGATAGTAAAGAAGTAATTCTTCCCGGAGTAAATCTTCTTTTTGACGGTGCTGAGTTGCACCCGTTTGACATAGGTGCCTGCCTCCAGGCACGTCAACCTATTTCATTAATAGCGGAAGCAGCAGCTGCCTCGGCATCTTTAGCAATCAAATAG
- the LOC11438929 gene encoding protein FAM91A1 isoform X2 has protein sequence MMRYLRKNLALFPYHLAEYVCRVMRVSPFRYYCDMIFEVMKNEQPYDSIPNFSAADALRLTGIGRNEFIDIMNKCRSKKIMWKLNKSIAKELLPTQPVDFPIESWWGVCLVNFTLEEFKKLSEEEMATIDKICKEEATSFILFDPDVVKGLYRRGLIYFDVPVYPEDRFKVSKLEGFVSNREQSYEDPIEELLYAVFVVSNENASVAELATTLQADLSQLQAAASFVCRLGWATKVIDPSSILQDTSIPGSPRSAISDEDVSLAGHGFDNIHTDNDIQGDASGSGNYGPRSAYTRVAFIVDANITSYLMMGSVSPGLKSHAVTLYEAGKLGYASISDLCKDLSTLEGAKFEGELQEFANHAFSLRCVLECLQSGGVASDVKVEEGFDKMDIASPSNDEPSSLTAEISLAEKSGDSGITEAETNNDDLLSLNLEKSAEASVSYEAVPSDGTGSIILEGDGNDVQDSSKDDNLQNDEKLIVEGSDVGTELVKRKKKYRVDILRCESLASLSPATLDRLFLRDYDIVVSIVPLPQSSVLPGPSGPVHFGPPSYSFMTPWMKLVLYSTVASGPLSVVLMKGQCLRLLPAPLAGCEKALIWSWDGSTVGGLGGKLEGNLVKGSILLHCLNSLLKHSAVLVLPLSKFDLNESGKLITMDIPLPLMNADGSIDPVGKELGICEEESSNLNSLLTDLANKMELCTVGYIRLLRLFNERASDQFSSEEKYDWVPLSVEFGMPLFSPKLCNNICRRVVSSELLQSGSFDEHHRAMQSLKKKIHDIYAEYQATGPAAKVLYQKEQVKESSRQLMNYASGRWNPLVDPSSPISGTSSEHQRLKLANRERCRTEVLSFDGSILRSYALSPVYEAATRPIEEGTQANTIKAESDENDSKEVILPGVNLLFDGAELHPFDIGACLQARQPISLIAEAAAASASLAIK, from the exons ATGATGCGTTACTTGCGGAAGAATCTTGCT CTGTTTCCTTATCATTTGGCGGAGTATGTTTGCCGTGTAATGAGGGTGTCACCTTTCAGATATTACTGTGATATGATTTTTGAAGTAATGAAAAACG AGCAACCTTATGACAGCATCCCAAATTTTAGTGCAGCAGATGCTTTAAGACTTACAGGAATCGGGAGAAATGAATTTATTGATATAATGAACAAGTGCAGATCTAAG AAAATCATGTGGAAACTGAACAAGTCAATTGCAAAAGAATTATTGCCAACGCAACCTGTAGATTTTCCTATTGAATCTTGGTGGGGAGTTTGTCTGGTGAACTTTACTTTGGAAGAATTTAAG AAACTCTCCGAAGAGGAAATGGCCACTATAGACAAAATATGTAAGGAGGAAGCAACTTCGTTTATCCTGTTTGATCCTGATGTTGTAAAGGGTCTCTATAGACGCGGACTGATATATTTTGATGTTCCGGTGTATCCTGAGGATCGGTTCAAAG TTTCAAAGCTTGAAGGTTTTGTATCCAACAGGGAGCAGTCTTATGAAGATCCGATTGAAGA GTTATTGTATGCAGTGTTTGTTGTTTCAAATGAAAATGCATCTGTTGCTGAATTGGcaacaactctacaggctgaCTTGTCACAATTGCAGGCTGCTGCATCATTTGTATGTCGATTGGGATGGGCAACAAAAGTCATTGATCCATCATCTATACTTCAAGATACAAGTATACCTGGGTCGCCAAGAAGTGCAATCAGCGATGAAGATGTTTCTCTTGCTGGTCATGGTTTTGACAATATCCATACCGATAATGATATTCAAGGGGATGCTTCAGGTTCAGGCAATTATGGTCCTCGTTCGGCCTATACTCGCGTTGCCTTCATAGTTGATGCCAATATAACATCCTATCTTATGATGGGTTCTGTTTCACCAG GTTTGAAATCTCATGCTGTTACACTCTATGAAGCGGGTAAATTGGGTTATGCCAGCATTTCTGATCTTTGCAAGGATCTTAGCACTCTGGAAGGTGCAAAATTTGAGGGAGAACTGCAGGAATTTGCCAATCATGCATTTAGCCTGCGTTGTGTATTAGAATGTCTACAATCAGGCGGAGTTGCTTCTGATGTGAAAGTTGAGGAAGGATTTGATAAGATGGATATTGCTAGTCCAAGCAATGATGAACCAAGCTCTCTAACGGCTGAAATATCTTTGGCTGAAAAATCAGGAGACTCTGGTATTACAGAAGCTGAGACAAATAATGACGATTTATTGAGTTTAAATTTGGAGAAGTCTGCAGAGGCTTCTGTTTCCTATGAAGCTGTTCCCAGTGATGGAACCGGTTCTATTATATTGGAAGGTGATGGCAATGACGTACAAGATTCCAGTAAAGACGACAATCTCCAAAACGATGAGAAATTAATAGTTGAAGGGTCAGATGTTGGAACAGAATTGGTAAAGAGGAAAAAGAAATATCGTGTAGATATTCTCCGCTGTGAAAGCTTGGCTTCTCTTTCGCCAGCAACCCTTGATCGTTTGTTTCTTCGTGACTATGATATAGTTGTGTCCATAGTGCCTCTTCCTCAATCATCAGTTCTTCCTGGACCCTCAGGTccagttcattttggtccccctTCATATTCCTTTATGACTCCTTGGATGAAATTGGTACTATATTCGACTGTAGCTAGTGGGCCTCTATCAGTTGTTCTGATGAAAGGGCAGTGTCTGCGCTTGCTTCCTGCTCCATTGGCTGGTTGCGAGAAAGCTCTAATATGGTCTTGGGATGGATCTACAGTAGGAGGGTTAGGAGGGAAGCTTGAAGGTAACTTAGTGAAGGGAAGTATACTTTTACATTGTTTAAACTCACTTCTTAAACATTCAGCCGTTCTGGTGCTGCCTCTCAGTAAGTTCGATCTTAATGAATCTGGAAAGTTGATTACTATGGATATCCCTTTGCCCTTAATGAACGCTGATGGCTCAATTGATCCGGTTGGAAAAGAATTAGGAATATGCGAAGAGGAAAGTTCAAATCTGAATTCTCTATTGACTGATTTGGCAAACAAGATGGAGCTGTGCACAGTTGGGTATATCCGCCTTCTTAGACTGTTTAATGAAAGAGCCTCTGACCAGTTTTCATCTGAAGAGAAGTATGATTGGGTTCCGTTGAGTGTTGAGTTTGGGATGCCATTATTTAGCCCGAAGTTGTGTAATAATATATGTAGAAGGGTGGTTTCATCTGAATTGCTTCAATCTGGATCATTTGATGAACACCATCGTGCAATGCAAagcttaaagaaaaaaatacatgacATTTATGCAGAGTACCAAGCAACAGGTCCTGCTGCTAAGGTACTTTACCAGAAGGAGCAAGTTAAAGAATCTTCACGACAACTTATGAACTATGCTAGTGGAAGATGGAATCCATTAGTGGACCCTTCCTCTCCCATTTCAGGGACATCAAGTGAGCATCAAAGGTTAAAACTTGCAAATCGAGAACGCTGTAGAACTGAAGTTTTAAGCTTTGATGGCAGTATTCTTAG ATCTTATGCCTTATCTCCTGTTTACGAAGCCGCCACAAGGCCCATTGAAGAAGGAACACAAGCCAACACGATAAAAGCTGAATCAGATGAAAATGATAGTAAAGAAGTAATTCTTCCCGGAGTAAATCTTCTTTTTGACGGTGCTGAGTTGCACCCGTTTGACATAGGTGCCTGCCTCCAGGCACGTCAACCTATTTCATTAATAGCGGAAGCAGCAGCTGCCTCGGCATCTTTAGCAATCAAATAG